A section of the Pseudomonas lini genome encodes:
- a CDS encoding Arc family DNA-binding protein produces MRPLKQAIYSSRTADKFVVRLPDGMRERIAEVARNHHRSMNSEIIARLEQSLIQEGALGEELSMRLDSPELSLHERELLQRFRQLSHRQQNALVSLIAHDAEMAADAS; encoded by the coding sequence ATGCGCCCATTGAAACAGGCAATTTATTCCAGCCGTACGGCTGACAAGTTCGTCGTACGTCTGCCAGACGGAATGCGTGAACGCATTGCCGAGGTGGCTCGCAATCATCATCGCAGCATGAACTCCGAAATCATCGCGCGCCTTGAGCAGAGTCTTATTCAGGAAGGCGCGTTGGGTGAAGAATTGAGCATGCGCCTGGACAGCCCCGAGCTGTCATTGCATGAACGCGAACTGCTGCAACGTTTCCGCCAACTCTCCCACCGTCAGCAAAACGCTCTGGTTTCGCTGATTGCCCATGACGCCGAAATGGCCGCAGACGCTTCCTGA
- a CDS encoding cell envelope protein SmpA codes for MPSNARYLLATLLCLPPQVLATTVHRCEAADGHITFTTLSCTAGESLSLQDVHTFLPGSATPLMPEAEFRETSGTKSKRREPTIVGQSEGKCGDLLSAKERRIAIINQRVVAGMSQQDVESALGKPDKISTRNSATSYRYDNKRGRSAHIEFDEKGCTKGKAKSQTAKSPR; via the coding sequence ATGCCATCAAATGCTCGTTACTTGCTTGCCACCCTGCTCTGCCTGCCGCCCCAGGTGCTCGCCACGACCGTTCACCGGTGCGAAGCCGCCGATGGGCACATCACCTTCACGACCTTGAGCTGCACGGCCGGAGAAAGCCTCTCACTTCAGGACGTACACACGTTTTTGCCGGGCAGCGCGACGCCCCTGATGCCAGAAGCCGAGTTTCGCGAAACATCAGGTACGAAATCAAAAAGGAGAGAGCCGACGATCGTTGGTCAGTCCGAGGGCAAATGCGGAGATCTGCTCAGCGCGAAGGAACGCCGCATAGCGATCATCAATCAGCGGGTCGTTGCCGGCATGAGTCAGCAGGACGTCGAAAGCGCTCTCGGCAAGCCCGACAAAATCAGCACCCGCAATTCAGCCACAAGCTATCGCTACGACAACAAGCGAGGGCGCAGTGCTCATATCGAGTTCGACGAGAAAGGTTGTACCAAAGGAAAAGCCAAATCGCAGACGGCAAAAAGCCCGCGTTAA
- the mgtE gene encoding magnesium transporter encodes MSEVEVKKTQESLQDRLAQVVELLQRQRVVEDLTHRQEGPHHDRVENLVHRQNLVELQRKLDDLHSADVAYILEALPVYDRLTVWQLVKADRDGDILLEVSDSVRETLIADMDDHELLAAAKDMDADELADLASELPRDVVHELMETLDGQQRERVRSALSYDEDQVGALMDFEMVTIREDVSLEVVLRYLRRLKELPGHTDKLFVVDYDGVLKGVLPIKRLLVNDPEKQVSEVMASDPVSFHPDEDAYEAAQAFERYDLISAPVVDKNGKLIGRLTIDEMVDLIREESENEVLNMAGLREEEDIFASVWKSLRNRWAWLAVNLITAFIASRVIGLFEGSIEKLVALAALMPIVAGIGGNSGNQTITMIVRAMALDQVSTGNTSRLMRKELAVGLINGLVWGGVIGVVAYLLYGSWSLGVVMTAAMTLNLLLAALMGVLIPMTLARLGRDPAMGASVMITAMTDSGGFFIFLGLATIFLL; translated from the coding sequence ATGTCTGAAGTTGAAGTAAAGAAAACGCAGGAAAGCTTGCAGGATCGCCTCGCTCAAGTCGTTGAGCTGCTGCAGCGCCAGCGGGTGGTCGAAGACCTGACTCATCGCCAGGAAGGTCCGCATCACGACCGGGTCGAGAACCTGGTTCACCGGCAAAACCTCGTCGAGTTGCAGCGCAAGCTCGATGATCTGCACTCCGCCGACGTTGCCTACATCCTTGAAGCCTTGCCGGTGTACGATCGTCTGACGGTCTGGCAATTGGTCAAGGCTGATCGCGACGGCGACATTCTGCTCGAAGTATCCGATTCGGTTCGTGAAACCCTGATCGCCGACATGGACGATCATGAGCTCCTGGCGGCGGCCAAGGATATGGATGCCGACGAACTCGCTGACCTGGCCTCCGAGCTGCCGCGAGACGTCGTCCACGAGCTGATGGAAACCCTCGATGGCCAACAGCGTGAGCGCGTCCGCTCCGCGTTGTCCTATGACGAGGATCAGGTCGGTGCGCTGATGGACTTCGAGATGGTGACCATCCGTGAGGATGTCAGCCTCGAAGTGGTTTTGCGTTACCTGCGCCGTCTCAAGGAGCTGCCGGGCCACACCGACAAACTGTTCGTGGTCGATTACGATGGCGTGCTCAAGGGCGTGTTGCCGATCAAGCGTCTGCTGGTCAACGACCCGGAAAAGCAAGTGTCGGAAGTCATGGCCAGTGACCCGGTGAGTTTTCATCCGGACGAAGACGCCTACGAGGCCGCTCAAGCATTCGAACGTTACGACTTGATCTCGGCCCCGGTGGTCGACAAGAACGGCAAGCTGATCGGTCGTCTGACCATCGATGAAATGGTCGACCTGATTCGTGAAGAGAGCGAAAACGAAGTTCTCAACATGGCGGGTCTGCGTGAAGAAGAAGATATTTTCGCGTCAGTCTGGAAATCCCTGCGTAACCGTTGGGCCTGGCTGGCGGTGAACCTGATCACCGCGTTCATTGCGTCCCGGGTGATCGGCCTGTTCGAAGGCTCTATCGAGAAACTGGTAGCACTTGCGGCATTGATGCCGATCGTTGCCGGTATCGGTGGCAACTCGGGTAACCAGACGATCACCATGATCGTTCGAGCCATGGCGCTGGACCAAGTCAGTACCGGCAATACGTCGCGGCTGATGCGCAAGGAGTTGGCGGTAGGCTTGATCAATGGCTTGGTCTGGGGCGGCGTGATTGGTGTGGTGGCCTATCTGCTTTATGGCAGTTGGTCCCTGGGCGTGGTGATGACCGCCGCCATGACGCTTAACCTGTTGCTTGCGGCATTGATGGGGGTTTTGATTCCAATGACCCTGGCGCGGCTTGGGCGCGACCCGGCAATGGGCGCCAGTGTGATGATCACAGCCATGACCGACAGCGGTGGCTTTTTCATCTTCCTCGGGCTGGCGACGATTTTCCTGCTTTGA